In Brachypodium distachyon strain Bd21 chromosome 2, Brachypodium_distachyon_v3.0, whole genome shotgun sequence, one genomic interval encodes:
- the LOC100833565 gene encoding uncharacterized protein ycf36, which produces MAASPSLHAPRLLPLLPNTPTPIPPAASVCPPRRSPRPRRRFAVPPSRNGSSAGTDWCPVPPEQRPVNEYEALAASLPFSWAAGDLRLYCSRLAVTGAAFALFVGLPVAAFGSHGVSGDGVHLALGATGSGIIAVTLAVVRMYLGWAYVGNRLLSATVEYEETGWYDGQIWVKTPEVLARDRLLGSFSVKPVLNRVKFTLVGLAVSLTLCIILYVNTEKPKEPFENTSGRAIPGVYSDTAARSFEPDAFCGEPDIGDQS; this is translated from the exons ATGGCGGCCTCGCCTTCCCTCCACGCCccacgcctcctcccgctcctccCCAACACCCCTACCCCGATCCCCCCTGCCGCGAGCGTATGTCCCCCACGGCGaagcccgcgcccgcgccggcgcttCGCGGTGCCGCCGTCGCGGAACGGGAGCTCGGCGGGGACGGACTGGTGCCCCGTgccgccggagcagcggcCCGTGAACGAGTACGAGGCGCTGGCCGCGTCGCTGCCCTTCTCCTGGGCCGCGGGGGACCTGCGGCTCTACTGTTCCCGTCTCGCggtcaccggcgccgccttcGCGCTCTTCGTGGGACTCCCCGTCGCGGCTTTCGGCAGCCACGGGGTATCCGGCGACGGGGTGCACCTCGCGCTCGGGGCCACGGGCTCCGGGATCATCGCCGTCACGCTCGCCGTCGTGCGGATGTACCTCGGATGGGCTTACGTTGGGAACCGACTGCTCAGCGCCACCGTGGAGT ATGAGGAGACAGGATGGTACGATGGGCAG ATATGGGTTAAAACGCCAGAAGTTTTAGCTCGTGATCGTCTTCTAGGATCATTTTCT GTCAAGCCGGTGCTGAACAGAGTGAAGTTCACCTTGGTGGGTCTGGCGGTGTCCCTGACCCTCTGCATCATTCTCTACGTCAACACCGAAAAGCCAAAGGAGCCATTCGAAAACACCAGCGGAAGGGCCATCCCTGGGGTGTACAGCGATACAGCCGCCCGGTCATTCGAGCCCGACGCATTCTGCGGAGAACCTGATATTGGCGATCAGTCGTAA